A region of Argentina anserina chromosome 5, drPotAnse1.1, whole genome shotgun sequence DNA encodes the following proteins:
- the LOC126793159 gene encoding serine/threonine-protein kinase SRK2A isoform X2, whose translation MDKYELVKDIGSGNFGVARLMRNKETKELVAMKYIDRGLKIDENVAREIINHRSLRHPNIIRFREVVLTPTHLAIVMEYAAGGELFERICNAGRFSEDEARYFFQQLISGVSYCHSLQICHRDLKLENTLLDGSPAPRLKICDFGYSKSSLLHSRPKSTVGTPAYIAPEVLSRREYDGKLADVWSCGVTLYVMLVGAYPFEDQEDPKNFRKTINRIMAVQYKIPDYVHISQDCRHLLSRIFVANPARRITIKEIKNHPWFLKNLPRELMEAAQTMYYRKENPTFSLQTVEDIMKIVEEAKNPPPVSRSVGGFGWGGEEDGDAKDELEEEGEDDEDEYEKRVKEAHQSGEVRVV comes from the exons atGGACAAGTACGAGCTCGTCAAAGATATAGGATCCGGCAATTTCGGCGTCGCCCGCCTCATGCGCAACAAAGAGACCAAAGAACTCGTCGCCATGAAATACATCGACCGCGGCCTCAAGATTGATGAGAATGTCGCCCGAGAAATCATCAACCACAGATCACTACGTCACCCCAACATCATCCGATTCCGGGAG GTGGTTCTGACTCCCACGCATCTCGCTATTGTCATGGAGTACGCCGCCGGCGGTGAGCTCTTTGAGCGTATTTGCAATGCCGGAAGGTTCAGCGAAGACGAG GCTAGGTATTTTTTCCAGCAGCTTATCTCAGGTGTTAGCTATTGTCATTCCCTG CAAATATGTCATCGGGATTTGAAGCTGGAGAACACCTTGCTGGATGGGAGCCCGGCTCCGCGGCTCAAGATTTGTGATTTCGGTTATTCTAAG TCGTCTTTGCTGCATTCAAGACCAAAGTCGACTGTGGGAACTCCAGCGTATATTGCACCTGAGGTTCTTTCCCGAAGAGAGTATGACGGCAAG TTGGCAGATGTATGGTCTTGTGGGGTAACACTGTATGTTATGCTGGTGGGAGCATATCCATTTGAGGACCAAGAAGATCcaaaaaatttcagaaaaaccATTAAT CGAATAATGGCTGTTCAGTACAAGATCCCCGACTATGTTCACATATCTCAAGATTGTAGGCATCTCCTCTCTCGCATTTTTGTTGCAAATCCAGCAAGG AGGATCACCATCAAAGAAATCAAGAACCACCCATGGTTTTTGAAGAACTTGCCGAGAGAGCTCATGGAAGCAGCTCAAACCATGTACTACAGAAAAGAGAACCCAACCTTTTCACTCCAAACTGTTGAAGATATCATGAAGATAGTGGAAGAAGCCAAGAATCCTCCCCCTGTTTCCCGATCGGTTGGAGGCTTTGGCtggggaggagaagaagatggtgATGCAAAGGATGAGTTAGAAGAGGAGggtgaggatgatgaagacgaGTATGAAAAGAGAGTGAAAGAAGCACATCAAAGTGGGGAAGTACGTGTTGTCTGA
- the LOC126793159 gene encoding serine/threonine-protein kinase SRK2A isoform X1, with translation MDKYELVKDIGSGNFGVARLMRNKETKELVAMKYIDRGLKIDENVAREIINHRSLRHPNIIRFREVVLTPTHLAIVMEYAAGGELFERICNAGRFSEDEVSSPSFTWDSLLTPSHFAMSRPDCIYRVLIFSQARYFFQQLISGVSYCHSLQICHRDLKLENTLLDGSPAPRLKICDFGYSKSSLLHSRPKSTVGTPAYIAPEVLSRREYDGKLADVWSCGVTLYVMLVGAYPFEDQEDPKNFRKTINRIMAVQYKIPDYVHISQDCRHLLSRIFVANPARRITIKEIKNHPWFLKNLPRELMEAAQTMYYRKENPTFSLQTVEDIMKIVEEAKNPPPVSRSVGGFGWGGEEDGDAKDELEEEGEDDEDEYEKRVKEAHQSGEVRVV, from the exons atGGACAAGTACGAGCTCGTCAAAGATATAGGATCCGGCAATTTCGGCGTCGCCCGCCTCATGCGCAACAAAGAGACCAAAGAACTCGTCGCCATGAAATACATCGACCGCGGCCTCAAGATTGATGAGAATGTCGCCCGAGAAATCATCAACCACAGATCACTACGTCACCCCAACATCATCCGATTCCGGGAG GTGGTTCTGACTCCCACGCATCTCGCTATTGTCATGGAGTACGCCGCCGGCGGTGAGCTCTTTGAGCGTATTTGCAATGCCGGAAGGTTCAGCGAAGACGAGGTCTCGTCTCCTTCGTTTACTTGGGACTCACTATTAACACCATCACACTTTGCAATGTCCAGGCCTGATTGTATATATCGTGTTCTGATTTTTTCGCAGGCTAGGTATTTTTTCCAGCAGCTTATCTCAGGTGTTAGCTATTGTCATTCCCTG CAAATATGTCATCGGGATTTGAAGCTGGAGAACACCTTGCTGGATGGGAGCCCGGCTCCGCGGCTCAAGATTTGTGATTTCGGTTATTCTAAG TCGTCTTTGCTGCATTCAAGACCAAAGTCGACTGTGGGAACTCCAGCGTATATTGCACCTGAGGTTCTTTCCCGAAGAGAGTATGACGGCAAG TTGGCAGATGTATGGTCTTGTGGGGTAACACTGTATGTTATGCTGGTGGGAGCATATCCATTTGAGGACCAAGAAGATCcaaaaaatttcagaaaaaccATTAAT CGAATAATGGCTGTTCAGTACAAGATCCCCGACTATGTTCACATATCTCAAGATTGTAGGCATCTCCTCTCTCGCATTTTTGTTGCAAATCCAGCAAGG AGGATCACCATCAAAGAAATCAAGAACCACCCATGGTTTTTGAAGAACTTGCCGAGAGAGCTCATGGAAGCAGCTCAAACCATGTACTACAGAAAAGAGAACCCAACCTTTTCACTCCAAACTGTTGAAGATATCATGAAGATAGTGGAAGAAGCCAAGAATCCTCCCCCTGTTTCCCGATCGGTTGGAGGCTTTGGCtggggaggagaagaagatggtgATGCAAAGGATGAGTTAGAAGAGGAGggtgaggatgatgaagacgaGTATGAAAAGAGAGTGAAAGAAGCACATCAAAGTGGGGAAGTACGTGTTGTCTGA
- the LOC126794239 gene encoding thiamine biosynthetic bifunctional enzyme TH1, chloroplastic codes for MSMAFYGDAQLLSRRISTFSINNNNSNKNNKPRIIVMQTHHFPHVLTVAGSDSGAGAGIQADLKACAARGVYCSTVITALTAQNTLGVQGVNVIAEDFVADQLKSVLSDMHVHVVKTGMLPSLGIVKILHQHLKEYPVRALVVDPVMVSTSGDVLAGPSILAGFREELFPIADIVTPNLKEASALLDGLKIKTVSDMRSAAKLLHDLGPRNVLVKGGDLPDSLDAVDIFFDGEDIYELRSSRINTRNTHGTGCTLASCIAAELAKGSSVLESVKVAKYFVETALDYSKDISIGNGPQGPFDHLMSLKSNVHECGGQVRFNPSDLFLYAVTDSRMNRKWGHSISDAVKAAVEGGATIVQLREKDIETRDFLEAAKSCLQICRSHGVPLLINDRIDVALACDADGVHIGQSDMPTHVARALLGPEKIIGVSCKTPEQAEQAWIAGADYIGSGGVFPTNTKENNLTIGLQGLKTVCLASKLPVVAIGGINASNAQSVMQIGVPNLKGVAVVSALFDRECVLTETKKLHTLLVDATQMVK; via the exons ATGTCGATGGCATTCTACGGGGACGCTCAACTCCTCTCCCGCCGCATCTCCACTTTCtccatcaacaacaacaactcgaacaagaacaacaag CCCAGAATAATTGTCATGCAGACGCACCATTTTCCACATGTCCTCACTGTTGCCGGCTCCGATTCCGGCGCCGGTGCCGGAATCCAAGCTGACCTCAAGGCTTGTGCTGCCCGCGGAGTCTACTGCTCCACTGTCATCACTGCTCTCACTGCCCAAAACACTCTTGGTGTtcag GGTGTTAACGTTATTGCTGAGGATTTTGTTGCAGACCAACTCAAGTCTGTTCTGTCTGACATGCATGTTCATGTG GTGAAAACAGGCATGCTACCTTCTTTAGGCATAGTCAAGATTCTTCATCAGCATCTTAAGGAGTATCCAGTTCGTG CTTTAGTGGTTGATCCTGTTATGGTGTCTACAAGCGGAGACGTACTGGCTGGTCCTTCCATTCTAGCTGGGTTCAG AGAGGAGCTCTTTCCTATTGCTGATATTGTAACCCCAAATCTAAAGGAGGCATCTGCTTTACTGGATGGtcttaaaataaaaacagttTCTGACATGCGTTCTGCTGCAAAATTACTACATGATTTGGGCCCACG AAATGTGCTAGTCAAAGGTGGAGACCTTCCTGATTCACTGGATGCTGTCGATATCTTCTTTGATG GTGAGGACATATATGAGCTGCGTTCATCACGCATAAATACTCGTAATACTCATGGTACTGGTTGCACTTTGGCATCATGTATTGCAGCTGAGCTGGCAAAAGGCTCTTCAGTGCTCGAGTCTGTTAAG GTCGCAAAGTACTTTGTTGAAACTGCCTTGGATTACAGCAAAGATATTTCCATTGGAAATGGTCCCCAAGGCCCCTTTGACCACCTAATGAGTCTTAAGAGTAATGTTCACGAGTGTGGTGGACAAGTCAGATTCAATCCAAGCGATCTATTCTTGTATGCTGTCACAGATTCAAGAATGAACAGAAAGTGGGGCCATTCAATCTCAGATGCTGTTAAAGCTGCCGTAGAAGGAGGCGCTACTATCGTCCAACTAAG GGAAAAGGACATTGAAACACGAGATTTCCTAGAAGCAGCCAAATCATGTCTCCAGATTTGTCGTTCCCATGGAGTTCCGTTACTAATAAATGATCGGATTGATGTTGCACTTGCTTGTGATGCTGATGGTGTGCATATTGGGCAGTCAGACATGCCAACCCATGTTGCACGTGCTCTACTTGGCCCTGAGAAAATCATTGGTGTATCTTGCAAGACACCAGAGCAAGCAGAACAAGCCTGGATTGCTGGTGCCGATTACATTGGTTCCGGCGGTGTATTCCCAactaatacaaaagaaaacaacCTCACAATTGGCTTGCAAGGGCTTAAAACGGTTTGTCTGGCTTCTAAATTACCTGTCGTCGCAATCGGTGGGATCAATGCTTCAAATGCACAATCGGTAATGCAAATTGGTGTACCGAACCTGAAAGGTGTTGCTGTTGTGTCAGCTCTGTTTGATAGGGAATGCGTGTTGACAGAAACCAAGAAGTTGCACACACTGCTAGTTGACGCAACACAAATGGTGAAATGA